The proteins below come from a single Dermacentor albipictus isolate Rhodes 1998 colony chromosome 7, USDA_Dalb.pri_finalv2, whole genome shotgun sequence genomic window:
- the LOC135905681 gene encoding uncharacterized protein, giving the protein MKPTTLKTTEAKTAPSATRTPKKPPTTTKKPPTTTKKPPTTTKKPPTTPKVTTTTTRMLPELLCTVGDLAVLPAMYPYDGMCDYIFYTNVYIYNGQLTSTRVLRSFELFKAKTKKYSQTKGGVSFDIRYIESSTLAARRQALTGLSAYRIHHYGFLTMIAPTPTLEHWLRKAKDIFGQFKSIQGNDSSKKTVLALGTWGSGIRSVWQSFKKLVERATEASFKADIVIMISSTNLLYNTSSCSAVPPNVITSRNPMYPSLETYSELVKASYPYSNKLIEVGLSMEFAANVYKLKREPKTIDDVNLYEPCIWHSIGSITVACRKRSSYKIVFEPETVLTMQDGAKDVVYMHDSQRTFNVKVKYIMRLQRWPHFAWLVYNVHMADITNRCNYRGPFYLLGDMKNAFRG; this is encoded by the exons ATGAAGCCTACGACGCTGAAAACTACAGAGGCTAAGACTGCGCCCAGCGCCACCAGGACGCCCAAAAAGCCCCCAACGACAACCAAAAAGCCCCCAACGACAACCAAAAAGCCCCCAACGACAACCAAAAAGCCCCCAACGACGCCAAAGGTTACCACGACGACAACAAGAATGCTTCCGG AACTCCTGTGCACGGTGGGAGACCTGGCCGTGCTGCCGGCCATGTACCCGTACGACGGTATGTGCGACTACATCTTCTACACGAACGTCTACATCTACAACGGTCAACTGACATCCACAAGAGTGCTACGTAGCTTCGAGCTGTTCAAGGCGAAGACAAAGAAGTATTCACAAACCAAGGGAGGCGTTTCGTTTGACATCAG atACATCGAATCGAGTACCCTCGCGGCGAGGCGACAGGCGCTCACCGGACTTAGCGCTTACAGGATTCACCACTACGGCTTCCTCACCATGATCGCCCCGACGCCGACTCTCGAGCATTGGCTGAGAAAGGCGAAGGACATCTTTGGG CAATTTAAGTCGATCCAAGGTAACGACAGTTCGAAAAAAACAGTTCTGGCTCTGGGCACCTGGGGTTCCGGCATAAGATCTGTCTGGCAGAGCTTCAAAAAGCTTGTCGAAAGAGCCACCGAAGCATC CTTCAAGGCGGACATCGTGATCATGATCTCGTCTACTAACTTGCTGTACAACACAAGCTCGTGCTCAGCCGTCCCCCCGAACGTCATCACCTCCAGGAACCCCATGTATCCATCCCTG GAAACGTACTCAGAACTAGTCAAGGCGTCGTACCCGTACAGCAACAAGCTCATCGAAGTCGGCCTCTCGATGGAATTCGCAGCCAACGTGTACAAACTCAAGAGAGAGCCGAAAACAATTGACGACGTCAATCTGTACGAACCCTGCATTTGGCATTCGATCGGATCGATCACAGTG GCCTGCAGGAAACGGTCGAGCTACAAAATAGTGTTCGAACCTGAAACGGTGCTCACTATGCAAGATGGCGCCAAGGACGTCGTCTACATGCACGACAGCCAAAGAACCTTCAATGTCAAA GTGAAGTACATAATGCGTCTTCAAAGATGGCCTCACTTTGCGTGGCTTGTCTACAACGTACACATGGCCGACATAACAAATAGGTGCAACTACAGAGGCCCGTTCTACCTGCTTGGAGATATGAAGAACGCTTTCAGAGGTTGA